Genomic DNA from Candidatus Nitronereus thalassa:
AGCCGGCCTAAACACGGGCCTTCCCGAAGCATGTATTTCTCGGGCAATGGCCCCAATCATCTTTCCTGCCTCTCGAGCCTCGCCTTCTAGAGTCGTGGTCATGACGAGTGGATTAAGGCCCTCCAATTTGGCTTGAGTGGCGATAGCTTCTACCGTCAGACGATTATTTCCGATAATTTCATGATGAATTCGAGCCGATTTCTTGGCTTTACGTTTAGTTGTATCGGCCATATGAGCTTTGATTCCCTTCTCAAGATGAAGACGCACCGCTGAAGACACGCGATTCCATATCTGATAGTGCTGGAGGATCTCTCGTGCCTCCAGACAGGTGCTAGGGTTGGGGACAGTTGGTCCAGACCCGATGGTCGCCAGATCATCCCCCAAAACATCCGAGAGAACGAGAGAAACAATCGTGGCTGACGTCGCGGATGCCAACTGTCCGCCTTTTATCGAAGAAAGATGTTTCCGTACGACATTGATTTCATGAATGGTAGCCCCACAGCGAAGCAACATACTCGTAGTACGCTTTTTATCCTGTAAGGTCAGACCCGGAGCTGGAGCGGCAAGAAGACTCGATGCTCCGCCGGAAATGAGCACAAACAATAAATCTCGTCGGGTCAAGGAATGAACAAAGGTGAGGATTTCCCTGGCAGCTTGTACGCTTCGTGTGTCAGGGACTGGATGACTGGCTTCGTGTAGACGAATCGTTTGGGTTGGGCATCCGGATCGGTCTTTGACCGAGACCAGCCCCCCATCCAAGCGAGGACCTAAGTGTTGCTCCAAGGCCAGAGCCATGGAGCCTGATGCTTTCCCAGCCCCCACACACACGACTCGATCAAATTTTTTTAGATCATATTGACGCCCTCCGACCACGAGTCTCGATCCGTTTACGGACAAGGCTTTTTTCATGGCCATGATTGGATCGGCAGCTTGCAACCCTGCAAGCAATAACTTCCTAATAATGGTGCAAGCCTTTCGGTCGTATGAATCGATATGAATTTTCATAGTTGGGTGTACACGAATTATTCGTTAGTGCTGACCACTAACCGACTCGCCCCTGTGTTTTCCCCTGCAAAGGCTGTGGTACTATTCTGCGTATGTCAGGCTTGCAGGTTTTACACCAGACGATTACGGATTGCACCCTTTGCCCTCGATTAACCACCTACCGTCGAAGGATTGCCCAAACCAAGGTCAAACGGTTTCAAGAGTGGGAATATTGGGGCCGACCGATTCCAGGGTTTGGCGATCCCAAAGCCCAACTATTTGTTCTCGGATTGGCTCCAGCCGCCCATGGCGGCAATCGTACTGGGCGCGTATTCACTGGAGACCGAAGTGGGGATTGGCTCTACGAAGCCCTTCACCAATTTGGATTTTCGACTCAAGCCGAAGCCACTCATCGAGGCGATGGCCTCAAGCTCCACAATTGCTATGTCGGGGTGGCCCTACGCTGCGCCCCACCGGATAATAAACCCACGAAAGAAGAATTCAACACATGTCGTCCCTATTTGCAGGAAGAGCTTCGACTGTTACCAAACATTACGGTTGTGGTAGCGTTGGGGAAAATTGCCTTCGATGAATATCTGAAAGCATCCCAGGCACTAGGGCATTCACTCCGCAAGCCCTTGCCAAAGTTTGGACATGGATCGGTGCATTCCACCCCCTGGGGAGTGACACTCCTGGGATCCTATCATCCAAGTCAACAAAATACCTTCACGGGGCGACTGACTCGCCCGATGTTTCACGGGGTATTTCATCATGCAAAGAAGTTGATCGACCCATAATCGTACTCACCGATTTGACTGCGCTGAAGGCCAGGGTTAGAATTTTTCAACAAGGTCGCCAGGATTCGACGTTGCAAACTGAAACCATTCCTGTTTAAAGGGGGCCAAAATGTCCATCCCTCACATCGTTTTTCTGAGTGCCATTCTCTTTTTGGCAGGATGCGGAGGCAACCCCTACCTGGACGCCTCATTAAATCCCGCAGAGCTTCAAGGGAAACCGCAATCTTGGTTTGAAGAAAATTGGGGGAAACCTAGCGCCAAAGCTCAACGATTTTTTGGAGGAGAAACCTGGACATATTTCCGGATAGCCGGTGGGAAAAAGACGTTTCCGTATTTCAATTTTGAACCTAACGAATGCCAAATCAGTTTAGATTTTGACAAAGAAGGCAGACTGGAAGATTCGTCCTATTCTGGGTGCTAATTAGCTGCCAACACCTCATTGTCAGTTGCCCTCCATTTCTCGCTCATGAATTCCCCGAACTCAAACGTATGCGTTTATCCCACCCTTCAAGCCCTCACGACGGCCGCAGCAGAGCATGTGATTCATCAGGCCTCCCTCGCCATAAACCTTCGAAAAAAGTTTACAATTGCGCTGGCTGGAGGTTCGACTCCTAAGAATCTCTATGCATTGCTAGCAAGCCCTGAGTATCGAACCCGCCTCGATTGGGAAAAGGTAGAATTTTTCTGGGGTGACGAACGACATGTCCCACCCGACCATGCCGACAGTAATTATCGAATGGCTCATGAAGCCATACTAGGACCTCTCCAAATTCCCGAAACCCATATACATCGAATACAGGGCGAACTAGCAGATGCCCAGGAAGCTGCGAATCGGTATGAGTCATTGCTTCGGAATCGACTGGCGTCGACTGATTCTGCTATTCCCCAGCTTGACTTGGTTTTGTTAGGGATGGGACCAGATGGGCATACCGCCTCCCTATTTCCTGGAACGGATGCGGTTCATGAATCAACCCGGTTAGTCGTGGCCCCTTGGGTAGAAAAATTTCAGACGTTTCGGATTACGATGACTCCTGCGTTGATTAACCACGCTTATCAGGTCACCTTTCTCATTTCCGGAGGGGAAAAAGCCCAAGTGCTTCGAGAGGTCAAAGAAGGGCCGTATCAACCAGATGCGCTACCTTCCCAGGTAATAAAACCTCTATCCGGGCATTTAACTTGGCTCCTTGACCAGGAGGCCGCAAGCAACCTCTCAACACAACAATCTGACTGAAATTCCCCCAAAATTGATCGATTGCCCTATGTGTCCCCACGTGCGATGTAACACTTCTAAAAAACTTTAGACTACATCATCGCCTGGAATTTCCACCGATGTTTCTAGAGTTTCGTGAATTGCGTTACAGACAATACTCTTCATTTCCAGTATCTTGCAGGGTCACAAAGCGTTAGAATTGACGAGGCAATGCCCCTTTGTTTATACCCAAACGATACGGCAGTTCTTTTTTTGAATAGGAGTCAATATGGAATCCGAAGTGATTACTAAAGCTGTCAGTGAACGATATGCCCATGCGGTGACCAATGGAGAAGAAATGTGCTGTCCTACTGGCTATGACCACGAAGACTTGCGTTCCTTTATTCCCGAACCCGTCCTCAAGGTTTCCTATGGCTGTGGCACGCCAGTAGGACTTTCCACGGTACAACCCGGGGAAACGGTTTTGGATATTGGTTCCGGAGGAGGGATCGATTGTTTCGAGGCTTCTCGACGCGTCGGGCCAACCGGACGAGTCATCGGCATTGACATGACAGATGAAATGCTTGCCCTGGCCCGCACCCATGCGCCCACCGTTGCGAAAAATCTTGGCTATGCTGAATCGAATGTGGATTTCCGAAAAGGGCAAGCCGAAGCCATGCCCGTTAAAAATGAAGACGTTGATCTGATTGTTTCGAATTGCGTGATCAACCTATCTCCAGACAAGCCTAAAGTGTTTCAGGAAATGTTCCGTATTCTCCGACCGGGAGGGCGGTTTTCCATTTCGGATATCGTTTCCGATCACTCCATTCCCAACTATATGATTCACGATAAAGAAAAATGGGGAGACTGTCTTTCTGGTGCCCTTCCACTCCATGAATATTGGGGAGGGCTCCGTGCGGCAGGATTTTTAGGTATTCATCAGGTAAATCTCATTCCATGGCGGGTCATTGACGGAATTCATTTTCTCTCGATCACCTTGACAGGCTACAAACTCACTACCCCGACAACCACAGCTTCAAAATTTGCGACACTCAAAGGCCCATTTAGCCAAATCACGGATGAGCTCGGACAAACCTTTACGCGAGGCATACCTGAATCTATCAATCCTCAAACCGCGACACTTCTTCAAACCCCGCTCTATGAGAATTTGTTCGTATTCTCCGAAACACCTGAAAAACTCACAGAGTCCGATCCACGATGGTCAAGTATTCTGCCAGAGGACAGCGACTGTATGTGGGCCGGAGACTTTGCGATGCTGACCGGCCCATGTCTCGAAGCGCGCGATGATGATGGCCATACCTTCCACTGCGGAGTTCCTTTAGAAATTTGTTCAAAGACCCATCGGGTCTTACAGCATGGAGCCTACCAACCATACTTTGGAGTGATTAATCGCGCTATGCAGCCAAGCTCGCATGAAGCCATTATTTGCGAACCAACTGGCGGGTGTTGTTAGTCAGACCTAGAAACAGGACTAAATATATTCGATGAAGAATATCCCCCTGGTTGCCCCAACTTCCCCTGCTGATTTGGAAACAAAGGGAACTTCCTTCCCGCAAACGTTGTCTGATCATGGACTTTCCCCGTTAATCGCCAAGGATATAAGGTCCCTACAGATCAATATCGGAAAGCTGTGCAACCAGACATGCTCTCATTGTCATGTGGATGCGGGACCGACACGGACGGAAAACATGACGCTCGACACCATCAAAGCCATCCTTTCCGTCGTCAAAAAACATCCGAGCATTGCCACCATTGATATCACTGGCGGGGCTCCTGAGATGAATCCCCATTTTGAATTTTTGGTGGAAGAATGCCGCGCTTTAGAACGAAAAGTCATTGACCGCTGCAATCTCACGGTATTTTTCGTGAAAGGCAAATCCCAATTACCAATGTTTCTCGCGAAACACCAGGTAGAAGTTGTGGCCTCACTGCCCTGTTATTCACAAGACAATGTGGATCAACAACGCGGGAAGGGAGTGTTTGATCGAAGTATTGCCGCATTACAACAACTCAATCAATTGGGATATGGCAAGGAAGGGACAGGATTGATTTTGAATTTGGTCTACAATCCTTTAGGATCAAATCTTCCGCCTCAACAGCATAAACTCGAACTCGATTATAAGCATGAGCTCCGGACTCAGTTCGGTATCGAGTTTAACCAGTTATTAACAATCACCAATATGCCAATCAGCCGTTTTCTGGATGACCTGAGACGCACAGGCCAGATGGATGCCTACATGGATCTCCTCATCAACAACTTCAATGCCGATTCTGCCGATAGAGTGATGTGCCGGACATTATTAAGTGTGGGTTGGGACGGGAGGCTGTATGATTGCGATTTCCATCAGATGCTCGATATCCCCTTAGCGGATGGATTGCCTCAGACGATTCAGGAATTTCAATTTCAACCCCTTGGAAATCGTCCCATTGTCATGGCCCAGCATTGCTTCGGTTGCACCGCTGGGGCCGGCTCTTCTTGTGGCGGGTCACTTCTCTAACAATCAATTCGCACCGCTGTCCAAAACGCCTAGCAATTGCCCTACATAGCGACTTATCCCTTCCCGGACATGTAACTTTTAAATTTCCCGGCACAGTCGTCGCTGCAAAAATAATATTGTTGTCCCCCAACTTTTTCGCCGATGGCGTCACCAGCCGGAATATAAGATTTACACACTGGGTCCTGCACCATCACATCTTTGGCAGGCAACGCCGGATCAGGTTTCTTTTTTCCAAAAAATTCTCGCAGAGAAGTTCGAACCATGAAAAAAAGTATAATGAGTAGTACCAGAATAATGATGATCCGCCACATAAGAAACCCTTTCACCCCAATAAAACGGTTCGAAAACCAGGAGAAAAACTCCTTAAGGACTTATGACTCTTGTGTCCCGATGTCTATGGGGCACAAATACTTCTACCAGTATACTGATTTGTCATATGGAGGGCCAACGAAAATCTGTATAGGCAAGGGAGAAAAGGGTTTATCCATACACACGGCCCATCCTAAGCAAATGCTTAACCCTTTCAATCGGCCTTGATTGCTCTAGCATTTTCAAACTTGTTAGGATCATTATCCTTTTCAATCCTAAATGAATGAATTTCTCGTAATTTTCATATCATGAATATTCCCGTGTTTTCCCGACTCATTTTGATCGTTGGTAGCTTGGCACTTCTTACGAGCTGTGCCACAGCCCAGCCTCGAATCATTGACCTTACCTACTCTTTTGACGAACAGACGGTGTATTGGCCTAAGAACCAACATTTTCATCGACAAGATACAGCCAGAGGCATGACCCCAAAAGGCTATTGGTATGCCTCAGGAACATTCTCTGCTTCAGAGCATGGAGGGACCCATCTCGACGCGCCCGTACATTTCGCGTTGGATGGACAGAGTATCGATCAAATTCCCGTGGAAAGCCTTGTGGGCCCTGCCGTTGTTCTCGATATTCGAGAGGGGTGTCGGCTTAATACTGACTACGAACTCACCGTTCAAGACATCCATCTTTGGGAAACACAATTTGGTCTCATAGAACCCAATGACTTGGTTTTGATTCGCACGGGATGGGGCAAACATTGGCCAGATCCCCAACACTATCTCGGCAGTGCCACACCCGACAACCCTACGACTTTACATTTTCCTGGAGTGTCAGCCGAAGCTATGGCCTTCCTGGTCCACGATCGTCAGATTCGGGGGCTAGGCATTGATACGGCGAGTATCGATCCGGGCCAATCAAGAGATTTTCAGGCACATCAAATTTTAAGTGCCGCCAATCGGTATGCACTAGAGAATGTGGCATACCTCGATCAACTTCCCACTCGAGGCGCCACGGTCTATGCTTTACCGATCAAGATTAAAAACGGGACTGGCGGCCCTGTTCGACTGATTGCTGTAATCCCAAAATGATCTGAAAGGATCGATCAACCAATCTACTTTCGAGAAGGAATAGGGAATGATCAATATTTCTCTGATGGGACAATTAGAAACGGCCGATGGTGAGCGAAGCCTGGCCTGTGAAATTGAAGACGCCATGCCAGTCAAACTCCTGCTACAAAAACAGGGACGTAAGCTTCGTCAAGTCACTCGGTTGTTACGGGAAAAAAAGGTCATGGTCACAGTGAATCGACGCGTGGCCAGCGAAGATACTCAGGTGTACGATGGAGACGAGATCAGTCTAGTGGCCCATGACGGGATGAGCACGAAAGGTTTGGGGCCGTCGTTTTATGAATGACCTCCTCATGATCCATTCTCACTCATGGAGTGGGTTGGTATGGTAATCGTCCAAACAAACAAAAAGGGACAGCTACTTTCTAGCTGTCCCTTTTCAGTTTTTTAAAATGAAGCCAGATCCGTCTCGGTAAAATCGCCTCTTCAATCACCTAGAAAAAATCAAAGATAAATGAGAACCGATACAGTACTTACTTCTTGCCGAGAATAGAATCCTTCGCTGCCTTGGCTACTCGGAATTTGACCACTTTCTTAGCAGGAATCTTAATCGGTTCCCCAGTTTGGGGATTCCGACCAGTTCGAGCCTTGCGGTGAGACAAGACAAGCTTTCCAATCCCTGGAAGGGTGAAGGCATTTTTGGCCTCCTTGTAAGCCAGTGCCGCCAAATTGTCTAGTATCTCTGTTGCAGTCTTCTTCGTCACACCAGATTTACCAGCAAGGTGATCAGCGATCTGGGACTTTGTCATGGCTTTTCCCATACAGACCTCCTCTTCATGAGTGTAAAATGTAGGTAGCGCTCAACAACAATATTACGAACTAACAGTGGCCAATCCACTGTTCTATGAACAAAAACACCGATTGTTCCGAATGAATATGATAACTAGATGGGACGGGGCGAGATACTACCGTAAGGATTCTACCCTGTCAACCACAAAACACGCATGGATGCAAGAAAATATTCGGTTCCACCTCTCCCGAAAAAAGTTTTCGATGGTTGCTGCCTAGAACCATGGCAAGGTAGAGTAAGGTCTCAACTTTATCCGTAATCCTTCAGAACAGATAGAGGTCCAGCATGGCTAAAGAAATTCCTGTATTTTCCTCGACCAAGACGGAAGAACCCAAAGAGGAAGTCATCTATTGCCGCGTATTTTGCCAACGAGAAGATCCTTCTCCCTTGCGCTTATTACTCGACTTTCTAAAATCCAAAAGCCAAGTCCCCCTTGTCCCCAAAATGGATCCCGAAGCGCTGGATGACTGGAGTTGGGCACAAGTTTCCTTGGGGTATCACCGTGAACGAAAACCCATCCAATTATTTTGCGTTCGTGACCGAGGGACCTATAAAGATGTCTTTGAACAAGAACAGGCCGGATTCAGTGGACAACTCTCGGCCTTTGGCGACCAAGAGGCTGAAATTGCCAGAGAATTCGTGGTGCGATCCAAATTTATCCTCACCTCCCGACTCATCAAGGATGACATCACCGATGAAGGCTACGATTTTAACGGTTGGATTTTAGAGTTTTTCCAGGATAACTGTAATGGGATTGTGCAAATCGATGGGCAGGGCTTTTTTTCGCCAAAAGGCGAACTTATTGTTGATATGCAAAATGATCCGGTCGAGGATTTTTCAACCCCGCAAATCAAACCCTCCTAAGACTATGTATCTAGGGTACCTCTACTAGGAAGGTACGAGACTGTCACACACCGTGGTTCCAAAAGTCCGTTGAGGAATTTCGGAAATCGCCCCTCGATATCCAACCCCATCTTTGACGACCTCGACCAAGGCATTTTGGTCGAAGAGAGCCGGCTTATTGATTACATCATGGCAACAAAACAAGAGGTCTGCACGCTTGCCTGGTACGATACTTCCCGTGTCCTCTTGGCCAATGCGTTCAGCGGCCAGCCCCGTTCCTGCATACCACGCCGATAAGGAAGAAAGTCCGTCCTCCATTAACGAGACAATTTCCATATAGTTCCGCCCATGCATGTTTGGCAAAATGGGATCGGTACCGGTCAACATTTTTAACCCACTAACATGTGCAATGCGAACCGCTTCCGCATGAACGGCAGCCACCTGTTGCACCTTCTCCATGACAAAGGGACTCATGCCCTCGGCGCCCGATAACGACCGGCTAATCCAAGATGTCGGAGTGACCGTACATCCTTTGGCAAAGGCACGCTCGGCCAGATCCTGATCCATGAAGGAAATATGTTGGATATCTTGAACTCCACAGTCGATGGCCAACCGGATCCCGCTTTTGCTATGGGCATGAGCGGCCACCATGAGACCTCGCCCCGCCGCTTCATCACAGATGGCCTCCACTTCCGCTTGAGTAAAATCACGATGCTCTAAATGGTCCGAAGGCGAAATCACACCCGGGCTCGTGCAAATCTTGACCAAATCACCTCCACAGGCCGCGATCTCCCTGACGCGCTTTCGACAGTCCCAAGGCCCATCCACAATGTTAGAAGGCTGACCAGGACCAGGGGGCCATAACCGCGACACAGCGGCATGACATCGATCCGTCCCACGAAAATCCGCATGCCCACCCGTGGTAGACAGCATACAGATAGCAATTTTCATCCGTGGGCCAATGATCATGCCTTCATCCACCATGCGCTTAACAAAATGCGTCGCTCCGCCGACATCCCGAACCGTTGTAACTCCACCATTTACGAGCGTGGTAAATAAAATTTTCTCCGTATACAACAAACCTGCCTGCGTATTCATCGTATCCATATCTTCGTGACGAATCCCCACCACTGTCACATGGCTATGACAATCAATAAGTCCTGGGGTCACGATGTACGAAGAACAATCCACTCGGCGAATGTCAGACCCATTGGGGCCCTGAGAATCATGCGGCTTGAGTGCATGTACTTTTCCCTCATCCATCCACAGATCCACCCCCTCATGAATAGCCTGGGTGGAGGCAGAAGTCCCGTCATACAATTTTTGGATATTCGAAAAAATAATCATGATCTATTTCCGGTTGCCGATAGAATACGCTCGCTAAAGTTTCTCTAGCGTATTCCAGAGAATTTCTCAATAGGACCACGAGGGTTCGCGCTTGAATTCTTAACCTTCCTAGGGCCTATTCTGCCACAGAACGAGAATGCTTCCCTGTCGACTTGGCAGAATTTACCCAACCATGATAGGTTAGCTCCTCTCTTTTTGTGATATTCTTTGAACTCGCATTGGTTCTCTAGCCTGGTAGCCATAACTCAATTCTGCGAAGGTCCCTTGCATTCCCTGCAGCTCCAACATGATCAACCTCACCATGTAATTCAAAATCGACGTTGTGGCACATCAAACAGGGTGAATGGACACTGTCAATGCCCAATTCTTATCACCATATCATGAGTATCTATTTATGAGTCCTCAATCGGAACACCGTTGGTTCTTTGAACCAGAAACTTTCCCTGTCAGGCACATTGGCTCCACCGACGCAGAAGTCCAAGAAATGTTGGAGGTGTTGGGTTTGCCCTCCCTTGATGCGTTAGTACAGGCAACCATTCCCCAGGACATTCGTTTGCAGAATCCTTTAAATCTGCCCTCGCAACGGACCGAACAGGATGTGTTGGGCGAAATGAAAACCATGGCCCAACAAAACACCGTATATCGCTCGTTTATTGGGATGGGATATTACGATTGCGTCACTCCGCCAGTCATTCTTCGAAATATTTTGGAGAACCCCGCTTGGTACACCCAATACACTCCCTATCAAGCAGAGTTGGCCCAGGGCCGCTTAGAAGCTCTCCTGAATTTTCAGACCATGGTCACGGATCTCACGGGGCTCCCACTAGCCAACGCTTCACTATTGGATGAAGGGACAGCCGCAGCCGAAGCCATGGCCATGTGTTTCGCGATCGGGAAATCCTCACGGCCCGCATTCTTTGCCTCGAAAGGATGCCACCCACAAACATTGGCGGTCGTACAAACCCGGGCGGAATCACTTGGGATTACGCTGGACATTGGGATGGTCGATAATATTGATTGGGAACAACATGCATACTGTGGCCTTCTTCTCCAGTACCCCACGACGGATGGCTTTCTTCGCAACTATCAGGATTTAGCCCAACGCGCCCATGAAGCTGGGACTCATGTTGTGGTTGCGACAGATTTGTTAGCCCTCACCCTGCTCAAACCACCAGGCGAATTCGGCGCTGACATTGCCATTGGATCGAGTCAACGATTTGGCGTCCCGCTTGGTTTTGGCGGTCCACACGCGGCCTTCCTTTCGACCAAGGAGGAGTTCGCCAGGCAAATGCCAGGACGCATTGTGGGAGCATCCAAAGATGCCAAGGGCAAGACAGCCTATCGCCTCGCCCTTCAGACACGGGAACAACACATTCGTCGGGATCGTGCCACGAGTAACATTTGCACAGCACAAGTTCTGCTCGCCAATATCGCCGGTCTCTATGCGGTCTATCATGGCCCCAATGGACTCAAGCGAATGGCTGAACGGGTCCACGGAATGACGCAGGTGTTAGTCGAAGGATTGACCCGATTGGGGTGTCAGGTCACAGATGAAATGTTTTTCGATACCATTCGCGTCTCTTCTGTTTCGTTAAAGCCTGAGAATATCCTCAAGCAAGCGACACATCATGGTCTTAACCTTCGTTCTTTTGAGGATGGATCGTTCGGCATCTCCTTGGACGAAGCCACAACTCTGGACGACCTTGAAACCCTGTTTAAAACCTTCTCGAAAGATGGGCGAATTTGGTTTAGCCCCAAAGAACTGGCTGAAGCCTTGACCGTCTCCATTCCTGCGCCATTTGCTCGAACCACCCCTTTTCTGACGCATGAAGTGTTTAATCGTTATCACTCGGAACACGAGTTGTTGCGTTACATGCACCGGCTCCAATCTCGCGATCTTTCCTTAGTGCATTCGATGATTCCTCTGGGATCATGCACCATGAAACTCAATGCCACCTCGGAAATGATCCCAGTGACGTGGCCGGAATTTAGCCGGATCCATCCATTTGCGCCCCAGGACCAGACTGCCGGATATAATCAATTATTTCAGCAACTAGAATCCTGGCTCTCGGAAATTACCGGATTTTCTGGAGTCTCTTTGCAACCGAATGCAGGATCTCAGGGTGAATATGCCGGGTTGATGGTAATACGAGCGTATCAAAAACACCGGGGAGAGGCACAACGAAACATCTGCCTCATTCCGGTATCGGCCCATGGAACCAACCCAGCCAGCGCGGTAATTGCGGGCCTCAAAGTCGTGCCGGTATCGTGCGACAAACAAGGCAATATCGATGTTGCGGATCTTCAAGCCAAAGCCAGCCAGCATCGAGAACAGCTCGCCGCTCTGATGGTCACTTATCCTTCAACGCATGGGGTCTTTGAAGAATCGATTCGGGAAGTCTGCAAAATTGTCCATGAACACGGCGGACAAGTGTATATGGATGGCGCCAATATGAATGCCATGGTGGGCCTGTGCCGCCCCGGAGACATAGGCGCGGATGTCTGTCATCTGAACCTGCACAAAACTTTTTGCATTCCCCATGGAGGAGGTGGTCCAGGCATGGGCCCCATTGCGGCGGCGAGTCACTTAACTCCTTTCTTACCTGGACACCCCATTCGTAATCCCAGTGGCGACCAGGCGATCGGCGCCATATCCGCCGCGCCCTATGGAAGTCCCAGCATACTCCCAATTTCCTGGGCCTTCATTGCCTTAATGGGCGGTGATGGGCTCACCCATTCGACAAAAGTCGCTATTCTCAATGCCAACTATATGGCCAAACGCCTTGAGAAAGACTATAGGGTATTATTCCGAGGAAAAAATGGACTGTCAGCCCACGAATTTATTCTGGATCTGCGTCCCTTTAAGAAATCAGCCGATATCGAAGTCGAAGACGTGGCCAAACGATTAATGGATTTTGGCTTTCATGCGCCCACGATTTCCTGGCCGGTCGC
This window encodes:
- the gcvP gene encoding aminomethyl-transferring glycine dehydrogenase, whose product is MSPQSEHRWFFEPETFPVRHIGSTDAEVQEMLEVLGLPSLDALVQATIPQDIRLQNPLNLPSQRTEQDVLGEMKTMAQQNTVYRSFIGMGYYDCVTPPVILRNILENPAWYTQYTPYQAELAQGRLEALLNFQTMVTDLTGLPLANASLLDEGTAAAEAMAMCFAIGKSSRPAFFASKGCHPQTLAVVQTRAESLGITLDIGMVDNIDWEQHAYCGLLLQYPTTDGFLRNYQDLAQRAHEAGTHVVVATDLLALTLLKPPGEFGADIAIGSSQRFGVPLGFGGPHAAFLSTKEEFARQMPGRIVGASKDAKGKTAYRLALQTREQHIRRDRATSNICTAQVLLANIAGLYAVYHGPNGLKRMAERVHGMTQVLVEGLTRLGCQVTDEMFFDTIRVSSVSLKPENILKQATHHGLNLRSFEDGSFGISLDEATTLDDLETLFKTFSKDGRIWFSPKELAEALTVSIPAPFARTTPFLTHEVFNRYHSEHELLRYMHRLQSRDLSLVHSMIPLGSCTMKLNATSEMIPVTWPEFSRIHPFAPQDQTAGYNQLFQQLESWLSEITGFSGVSLQPNAGSQGEYAGLMVIRAYQKHRGEAQRNICLIPVSAHGTNPASAVIAGLKVVPVSCDKQGNIDVADLQAKASQHREQLAALMVTYPSTHGVFEESIREVCKIVHEHGGQVYMDGANMNAMVGLCRPGDIGADVCHLNLHKTFCIPHGGGGPGMGPIAAASHLTPFLPGHPIRNPSGDQAIGAISAAPYGSPSILPISWAFIALMGGDGLTHSTKVAILNANYMAKRLEKDYRVLFRGKNGLSAHEFILDLRPFKKSADIEVEDVAKRLMDFGFHAPTISWPVAGTMMIEPTESESKAELDRYCEALITIRKEIEAIEEGRLPRDDNPLKNAPHTIDVVTSSQWVHPYTQEQAAFPAPWLRDYKFWPSVSRIDNAYGDRNLVCTCPPMEDIIKKPEA
- a CDS encoding amidohydrolase family protein encodes the protein MIIFSNIQKLYDGTSASTQAIHEGVDLWMDEGKVHALKPHDSQGPNGSDIRRVDCSSYIVTPGLIDCHSHVTVVGIRHEDMDTMNTQAGLLYTEKILFTTLVNGGVTTVRDVGGATHFVKRMVDEGMIIGPRMKIAICMLSTTGGHADFRGTDRCHAAVSRLWPPGPGQPSNIVDGPWDCRKRVREIAACGGDLVKICTSPGVISPSDHLEHRDFTQAEVEAICDEAAGRGLMVAAHAHSKSGIRLAIDCGVQDIQHISFMDQDLAERAFAKGCTVTPTSWISRSLSGAEGMSPFVMEKVQQVAAVHAEAVRIAHVSGLKMLTGTDPILPNMHGRNYMEIVSLMEDGLSSLSAWYAGTGLAAERIGQEDTGSIVPGKRADLLFCCHDVINKPALFDQNALVEVVKDGVGYRGAISEIPQRTFGTTVCDSLVPS